A region of the Variovorax sp. 54 genome:
TCGCCTCGGCCGGCCAGGGCAGCGCCACGCACCTGAACGCCGAGAAGTTCAAGATGGCCGCGAAGATCGACGCGACCAACATCCCCTTCAAGGGATCGGGTGAAGCCGTCACCGAGGTGCTGTCGGGCCGCGTCGACTACTACTTCTCGCCCATCGCGCCCGTCATCGGCCAGATCAAGGACGGCCAGCTGCTCGCACTGGCCGTGGGCTCGCCCAAGCGCGCCGCCGCCCTGCCCGACGTGCCCACCACCACCGAGGCCGGCGTGCCGGGCTCCGAGTTCAACTTCTGGATCGGCATGATGGCCCCCGCCAAGACGCCGCGCGACGTCGTCAACCGCCTGCACGACGAAGTGGTCAAGGCGCTGGCCACGCCCGAGGTGAAGGAGCGCTTCCTCAAGCTGGGCGCCGACGCCTGGACGCTCAAGCCCGAGCAGTTCGACGTCTACATCAAGGACGAGATCGCGAGCAACGCGCAGCTCGTGAAGGCCGCCGGCCTGTCGGTCCAGCCGTAGTCCGCAACAAGAGGCTCCAGTCGTCGTCGCCATGTTCCGCAAGCTCCTGCTCTCCCCGGCCCTGCGCCCGTTCTTCCTGATCCTGTTGCTGCTGGTGCTGTGGGACCTGACGATCCGCCTCTTCAAGATTCCGGCCTACCTCATTCCCCCGCCGTGGGAGGTCGTGAAGCAGCTCGTGGCCGAATGGCCGCGCCTGCTCGCCGAAGCCTGGAAGACCACGCTCGCCACGCTCGGCGGCTTCGGGCTGACGATCGTCATCGGCATTCCGATCGCGATGGTCATCGCCTACTCGCGGCTCGTCGAGTCGTACGTGTACCCGCTGCTGGTGTTCTCGCAGAGCATCCCCAAGGTCGCGATTGCGCCGCTGTTCGTGGTGTGGTTCGGCTTCGGCATCTTCCCGAAGGTGATCAGCGCCTTCCTGCTGGGCTTCTTCCCGGTGGTGGTGTCGACGGTGATGGGCTTCAAGTCGGTCGAGCCCGACATGCTCGACCTGGCCCGCTCGATGGGCGCGAGCCGCCTGCAGACCTTCTTCAAGATCAGCCTGCCGCAGGCCCTGCCCGCGATCTTCAGCGGCCTGAAGGTGTCGGTCACGCTGGCCGTGGTGGGTGCGGTGGTCGGCGAATTCGTCGGTTCCAACTCAGGCATCGGCTACGTGCTGCAGGTGGCCAACGGCAACTTCGACCTGCCGCTGATGTTCGCCGCGCTCGTCGTGCTGTCGAGCATCGGCGTCATTCTTTTCGTCGCCGTCGACCTGGTCGAGCGCGTGATGATTCCGTGGCATGCCTCGCAGCGCCACGTGCAGTGAACTCCCTCGTCATACCCAGAAAACTCCCGGAGACAACGCCATGAAGAAACTGCTGCTTCCCTCGCTGCTCGCCGCAGCCGCGCTCGCCACCTTCGCCATCGCCCCCGCCCACGCGCAGGGCGACAAGCCGAAGGACAAGGTCACGCTGATGCTCAACTGGTACCTGTACAGCGAGCACGCGCCCTTCTTCCTGGGCAAGGAGAAAGGCTTCTACGCCGAGGAAGGCATCGAGCTCGACATCCAGGAAGGCCGCGGCTCCGCCGTCACCGCGCAGGCGGTGGCTGCCAAGTCGGCGACCTTCGGCTACATCGACGTCACCACCATGATCAAGGCTGCCGCCAAGGGCGCGCCGCTGAAGTCGACCGGCGTGCTGTTTCAGGTGAGCCCGATGTCGGTCATGGGCTTCACCGAGAAGAACATCAAGACACCCAAGGACATCATCGGCAAGACCGTGGCCGTGACGCCCGGCGATTCGATGTCGCAGATGTGGCCGCTGTTCCTCAAGGTCAACAACATCAAGGCCGACCAGGTGAAGATCGTCTCGGGCGACGGCCAGACCAAGCTCAATGCCGTGACCAACGGCCAGGCTGATCTGCTGCTGGGCTACGTGATGGACCAGGCCATCAAGCTGCAGGACGCCACCGGCAAGCCGGTAACGCCGATCCGGTTTGCCGACTCGGGCGTGAACCAGATCAGCTCCGGGATCATCACCAACAAGAACCTGCTGACCGAGAACCCCGACCTCGTGAAGCGCTTCATGCGCGCCTCCACCAAGGCCGCCGAAGCCGCAGAGAAGAGCCCTGAGGCCGCAGTCGACGCGATGCTCAAGGCCAACCCGAAGGCCGGCGTGCGTGACACGCTCATCGTCGGCATGAAGCAGAGCGTGGCGCTGTATCACACGAAGGACACAGCCAACCAACGGCCGTTCCGCGTGGCGATGAAGAACGTCAACGACTCGCTCGACCTGCTGGTGCAGTACGGCGGCATGGATGCGTCCACGCGCGGTAAGCCCGAGGACTACGTCACCCTGGACTTCCTGCCGAACTGATTTCCTGCCCTCTCACGCATCCCATGTCCCAAGTCACCCTGATCGAAGCGCGCGGCGTCTCGAAGACCTACCAGAGCAAGGACGGCCCGGTCGAGTCGCTCAAGCCGCTCGACTTCGCCATCCGTGAAGGCGAGTTCGTCTCCGTCGTCGGCCCCTCGGGCTGCGGCAAGAGCACGCTGCTCAAGATGGTCGCGGGCCTGCTGCCGATCAGCGGCGGCGAGCTCACGCTGGCCGGCAAGCCGATCAAGGGGCCGCAGAAGGACGTGGGCATCGTGTTCCAGAGCGCCGTGCTGCTGCCCTGGCGCAGCGTGGAAGACAACATCCTGCTGCAGGCCGAGATGCGCCACCTGCCCAAGGCCGCCTCGCAGGCCCGGGCGCGCGAACTGATGCACATGGCCGGCCTCAAGGGCTTCGAGGGCAAGTACCCGTGGCAGCTGTCGGGCGGCATGCAGCAACGCGCGTCGATCTGCCGCGCGCTGCTGCACGACCCGTCGGTGCTGCTGATGGACGAGCCCTTCGGCGCGCTTGATGCGATGACGCGCGAGAAGATGAACCTCGAGCTGCAGCGCATCTGGATGGCCTCGAAGAAGACCGTGATGCTCATCACCCACAGCATCCCCGAGGCGATCTTTCTCTCGGACCGCGTGATCGTGATGAGCGAACGCCCCGGCTCGATCGCCGCGGTGTACGACATCGACCTGCCGCGCCCGCGCACGCTGGACATGATGGCGTCGCCCGAGTTCGGCCAGTACACGAAGCTGGTGCGCGCGCATTTCTTCTCGCAGGGCATCCTGGACCACTGAAGCGGCCATGACCGACGCGCCCCGTTTCCACATCGAAGAGGTCCGCTTCGCCGAGCGCGACGTGGCCCTGCGCCTGCCGTTCCGCTTCGGCGCCGCCACCGTCACCGCCTGCCCGCAGGTCTACGTGCGGGCGCGCATCCGTTTCGAGAACGGCCGCACCGCCGAAGGCTGCGCGGCCGAGATGATGGTGCCCAAGTGGTTCGACAAGAACCCGGCACTCACCAACGAGCAGAACTTCGAGCAGCTGCGCTTTGCGCTGCGCGATGCACGCGACGCGTACGTCGGCGAAGACGATGCGCAGACCGCGTGGACGCACTTCGCCTCGAACTACGCTGCGCTGCAAGCCCGCGCGAAGGCCAAGGGACTGCAGGCGCTGGTGGCTAGCTACGGCCCGGCACTGATCGACCGCGCGGTGATGGACGCGCTGTGCCTGCACACCGGCACGAGCTTCGCAACGGCGATGAGCGCCAACCTCTGCGGCATCGACATCGCCGGCAGTGGCCTCGCCGACGATCTCGCGGGCTTCGACATGCCCGCCTTCCTCGGCCGCCAATCGCCGCGCGCCAGCATCGCCGCACGCCACACCGTCGGCCTGGCCGATGCGATCGACGACAGCGACGCGCTGCCCGACGCGCCCACCGATGGCCTGCCTGCCACGCTCGCCGCGGCGGTGAAGCGCTACGGCCTCACGCACTTCAAGCTCAAGCTCTGCGGCAACACCGCACAGGACATCGACCGTCTCCAGCGCATCGCCCGCGTGATCGACGGCCACGCGCAGCTCGTGACGCTCGATGGCAACGAGCAGTACGCCGATGCCGACGACTTCGCCGTCTTTCTCGACCGCATGCTCTCCACGCCCGTGCTGTGGAAGCTCGCGCAGAAGACGGTCTTCGTCGAACAGCCGATCCGCCGCGATGCCGCCTTGGAGCGCAGCGTGTCGGCACTGGGCAAGCGCATCCCACTGCTCGTCGACGAATCCGACGGCACGCTCGATGCCTTCGTGCAGGCGCGCGCGCTCGGCTACACCGGCGTGTCGAGCAAGAGCTGCAAGGGCTTCTACAAATCGGTGGTCAATGCGGCGCGTTGCGCACACTGGAATGCGGCACAAGACAAGCCGCGCTACTTTCTCTCCGGCGAAGACCTGACCATGCAGGCCGGTATCGGTGTGCAGCAAGACCTCGCGCTCGTCGGCTGGCTCGGCCTGTCGCATGTCGAGCGCAACGGCCACCACTACGTCAACGGCCTCGCGGCCGTGCCCGAGGCCGAGCAGCAGGCGCTGTCGCAGCTGCACCCCGGCCTCTACGAAACCAGCGACGGCGCCACGCGCCTCGCCCTCCGCGACGGACAGTTGTCCCTGTCCTCGCTCGCCACCGCGCCCGGCTTTGCCACCGGCAAACCCGGCGCCGGCATCTCGTGGGACGCCATGCGTTCCGTCTACTGAAGCACCCCTCTCGCATCCCAAGGAAGAAAACGATGGCCACCCAACGTCTCGGAATCATCATGCACGGCGTCACCGGCCGCATGGGCATGAACCAGCACCTGATCCGCTCCATCTGCGCGATCCGCGCGCAAGGCGGCGTCACACTGTCGAACGGCGACAAGGTCATGCCCGACCCGATCCTCATCGGCCGCAACGCCGAGAAGATGGAAGCGCTCGCCAAAACCCACCACATCGCACGCTGGGGCACCGACCTCGACAAGGCGCTCGAGAACAAGGACGACACCATCTTCTTCGACGCCGGCACCACGCAGATGCGCCCCACGCTGCTGGCCAAGGCCATCCGCGCCGGCAAGCACGTGTACTGCGAGAAGCCGATCGCGACCAACCTAAACGAAGCCGTGGAAATCGCGCGCCTGGCCGAAGGCTCGGGCCTCAAGCACGGCGCGGTGCAGGACAAGCTCTTCCTGCCCGGCCTGCGCAAGCTCGACATGCTGCGCCGCGCCGGCTTCTTCGGTCGCATGCTCAGCGTGCGCCTGGAGTTCGGCTACTGGGTGTTCGAGGGCGACCTGCAGCCCATCCAGCGCCCGAGCTGGAACTACCGCAAGGAAGACGGCGGCGGCATGATCCTGGACATGATGTGCCACTGGCGCTACGTGCTGGACAACCTGTTCGGCGAGGTGAAGTCGGTCTCGTGCATCGGCGCGACGCACATCCCCAAGCGCTGGGACGAAGCCGGCCAGCCGTATGAAGCCACCGCCGACGACGCGGCCTACGCCACCTGCGAACTCACCGGCCACAACGGCGAGCCGGTGATCGCACAGATCAACATGAGCTGGGCCACGCGCGTGCGCCGCGATGACCTCGTGACCTTCCACGTCGACGGCACCGACGGCTCTGCCGTGGCCGGTCTGTCGAGCTGCCGCGCCCAGTCGCGCGTCGCCACGCCGCGCCCGGTGTGGAACCCCGACGAGAAGCAGATGATGAATTTCTTCGACCAGTGGCAGGAGATTCCGGATTCGCAGGTCTACGACAACGGCTTCAAGATCCAGTGGGAGCATTTCATTCGCCACGTGGTCGAGAACGAGCCCTACAAGTGGACGCTGCCCGAAGGCGCCAAGGGCGTGCAGTTGGTCGAGGCTGCGCTCGAATCGTGGCAAGACCGCCGCTGGGTCGATGTGCCCGCGCTGAAGGTCTGACGAAGCACACGCCATGGCACTGTCGCTGACCCTCCCCACCGCGAGCGGCGCGCTCGCGCCCTACGCCCTGCGCGGCACCGCGCCGGTGAAGCCCGAAGCGGGCGTCAAGTTCAACCGCATCGCCTACTCCGCCGCGCACGTCGTGGCCGACCCGCTCGCGGCCGTCGACCCGTGGCTGCAAGCGGCGGTCGATTGGGACACCACCATCGCTTATCGCCGCCACCTGTTCTCGCTCGGCCTGGGCGTGGCCGAAGCGATGGACACCGCGCAACGCGGCATGGGCCTGGACTGGCCCACGTCGCTCGAGCTGATCCGCCGCTCGCTCGATGCGGCGAAAGATGTGCCGGGCGCGCTCGTCGCCTCGGGCTGCGGCACCGACCACCTGAACATCGACGACGTGAAGAGCGTCGACGACGTGATCCGCGGCTACGAAGAACAGATGGCCGCCATCGAAGCGCTCGGCGGCAAGTTGATCGTGATGGCGAGCCGCGCACTGGCCCGCGTGGCGAAGAGCCCTGCGGACTACGAACGCGTGTACGACCGCATCCTGAGCCAGGCAAAGCAACCCGTGGTGCTGCACTGGCTGGGCGACATGTTCGACCCTGCCCTCGCGGGCTACTGGGGCACGAAGGACGTCGATGCAGCGATGGACACCGCCGTGGGCATCATCGCGGCGCATCCGGACAAGGTCGACGGCATCAAGATTTCGCTGCTCGACAAGGACAAGGAAATCGCGATGCGCCGCCGCCTGCCGAAGGGCGTGCGCATGTACACCGGCGACGACTTCAACTACGCCGAGCTGATCGCCGGCGACGGCTTCGGCAGCGAGCCGACGCACGGCAAGAGCGATGCGCTGCTGGGCATCTTCGACGCCATCGCGCCTGCCGCGAGTGCTGCGCTCGGTGCACTGGCCCAAGGCAACACCGAGAAGTTCCACGCGATCCTCGGCCCGACGGTTCCGTTGTCGCGTCACATCTTCGCGGCACCCACGCGCTTCTACAAAACGGGCGTGGTGTTCATGGCCTGGCTCAACGGCCACCAGACGCACTTCACGATGGTGGGCGGCCAGCAGAGCACGCGTTCGCTGCAGCACTTCGCGGAGCTGTTCCGCCTCGCAGATGCGGCGAACCTGCTGGAGCAACCCGAGCTTGCGGTGCGGCGCATGAAGACGTTGCTGGCCTTGCACGGCGTGGAAGGTTGACCGAGGCCATGCGCGACTTCTCGAAGAACCACGACTGGCTGTCAATCAACACGGCCACCATCCGCAAGCAGTCGGGCGCCGAGGTGCCGCTCGACCGCCTCATCGACCAGTGCGCCGAACGCGGCATCCGCGCCATCAGCCCGTGGCGCGACCAGGTCGCGGCAGTCGGGCTCGACAAGGTGGCCAAGCAGCTGAAGGCGCATGGCATCGGCCTCTCGGGCTATTGCCGCGGCGGCTTCTTCCCGGCGCCCGATGCGGCAGGACTGAAGGCCGCGCTCGACGACAACCGCCGCGCCATCGACGAAGCCAAGACGCTGGACGCGCCCTGTCTTGTGCTCGTCGTCGGTGCCCTGCCCGGTGCGCTCGAAGGAAAGGTGGCCTACAAGGACATCGGACGCGCGCGCGACGAGGTGCGCGACGGCATCGCCGCATCGCTGGAATACGCCCGTGAGGTCGGCATGCCGCTGGCCATCGAGCCCCTGCATCCCATGCAAGCGGCCGACCGCGCCTGCATCAACACGCTCGAACACGCGCTCGACCTGTGCGACGAACTCGATGCGGGCAAGACCGGCATGCTCGGCGTGGCGCTCGACATCTATCACGTGTGGTGGGACCCGAAGCTGCAGCAACAGATCGCCCGCGCTGGCCGCGAACGGCTGCTGGCGTACCACGTCTGCGACTGGCTCACGCCGACGCGTGACCTGCTCTCCGATCGCGGGATGATGGGCGACGGCGTGGTCGAGTTGAAGAAGATTCGCGGCTGGGTCGAGGACGCGGGCTTTGCCGGGTTCAGCGAGGTCGAGATCTTCTCGAACCTCGACTGGTGGCAGCGCCCCGGCGCCGAGACGCTCGACGTCTGCATCGAACGACACCGCAGCGCGGTCTGATCGATCCGACCGAAGCGAAAGGCAGCCGCTTGTGCTGCAATTCGCCCCATGGCTGACCCGACCCTCGACGACCTGCGCCGCTACGCCGTCGCGCGCACCCTCTTCACGCCCACGACGCTCCCCGCCGCGATCCGCAAGCTCGGCTTCGTGCAGGCCGACCCGATCCGCGCGCCCGCGCGTGCACAAGACCTCACGCTGCGCCACCGTGTGAAGGACTACCGCGCGGGCGATCTCGAAAGCCGCTACGCGCGGCTGGCGATCGAGGAAGATTGCCTCGTCAACTACGGCTTCCTGCCGCGCGAGCACCTGGCGCTGATGCATCCGCGCGAAGCCAAGCAGGCCTGGGACGCCGACACGCGCCGCAAGGCCGCCGACGTGCTGGCCTATGTGCGCGAACACGGGCCGGTGCATCCGCGCCAGGTCGAGCAGCACTTTGCGCATGGCCGCATCCAGAACTACTGGGGCGGCTCCAGCAATGCCACCACGCACCTGCTCGACGGCATGCACTACCGGGGCCTGCTGCGCGTGGTGCGGCGCGACAGCGGCACGCGGGTCTATGAAGCGGTGAACCATCTGCCCGCCGACG
Encoded here:
- a CDS encoding tripartite tricarboxylate transporter substrate binding protein — protein: MKPLASTARTTVLASLTCIAALLPGLAAAQNGYPTKPIRVIVPFAAGSTTDIIARAIADKMSLSMGQTLVIDNRGGASGTIGQQAVATAAPDGYTVMIHSSSHTVSPSTFAKLPFDTLHDFAGVTPISSLPNALVISPSKNIKTLPQLLAAARAKPGSMNFASAGQGSATHLNAEKFKMAAKIDATNIPFKGSGEAVTEVLSGRVDYYFSPIAPVIGQIKDGQLLALAVGSPKRAAALPDVPTTTEAGVPGSEFNFWIGMMAPAKTPRDVVNRLHDEVVKALATPEVKERFLKLGADAWTLKPEQFDVYIKDEIASNAQLVKAAGLSVQP
- a CDS encoding ABC transporter permease, translating into MFRKLLLSPALRPFFLILLLLVLWDLTIRLFKIPAYLIPPPWEVVKQLVAEWPRLLAEAWKTTLATLGGFGLTIVIGIPIAMVIAYSRLVESYVYPLLVFSQSIPKVAIAPLFVVWFGFGIFPKVISAFLLGFFPVVVSTVMGFKSVEPDMLDLARSMGASRLQTFFKISLPQALPAIFSGLKVSVTLAVVGAVVGEFVGSNSGIGYVLQVANGNFDLPLMFAALVVLSSIGVILFVAVDLVERVMIPWHASQRHVQ
- a CDS encoding ABC transporter substrate-binding protein, coding for MKKLLLPSLLAAAALATFAIAPAHAQGDKPKDKVTLMLNWYLYSEHAPFFLGKEKGFYAEEGIELDIQEGRGSAVTAQAVAAKSATFGYIDVTTMIKAAAKGAPLKSTGVLFQVSPMSVMGFTEKNIKTPKDIIGKTVAVTPGDSMSQMWPLFLKVNNIKADQVKIVSGDGQTKLNAVTNGQADLLLGYVMDQAIKLQDATGKPVTPIRFADSGVNQISSGIITNKNLLTENPDLVKRFMRASTKAAEAAEKSPEAAVDAMLKANPKAGVRDTLIVGMKQSVALYHTKDTANQRPFRVAMKNVNDSLDLLVQYGGMDASTRGKPEDYVTLDFLPN
- a CDS encoding ABC transporter ATP-binding protein, yielding MSQVTLIEARGVSKTYQSKDGPVESLKPLDFAIREGEFVSVVGPSGCGKSTLLKMVAGLLPISGGELTLAGKPIKGPQKDVGIVFQSAVLLPWRSVEDNILLQAEMRHLPKAASQARARELMHMAGLKGFEGKYPWQLSGGMQQRASICRALLHDPSVLLMDEPFGALDAMTREKMNLELQRIWMASKKTVMLITHSIPEAIFLSDRVIVMSERPGSIAAVYDIDLPRPRTLDMMASPEFGQYTKLVRAHFFSQGILDH
- a CDS encoding enolase C-terminal domain-like protein, translated to MTDAPRFHIEEVRFAERDVALRLPFRFGAATVTACPQVYVRARIRFENGRTAEGCAAEMMVPKWFDKNPALTNEQNFEQLRFALRDARDAYVGEDDAQTAWTHFASNYAALQARAKAKGLQALVASYGPALIDRAVMDALCLHTGTSFATAMSANLCGIDIAGSGLADDLAGFDMPAFLGRQSPRASIAARHTVGLADAIDDSDALPDAPTDGLPATLAAAVKRYGLTHFKLKLCGNTAQDIDRLQRIARVIDGHAQLVTLDGNEQYADADDFAVFLDRMLSTPVLWKLAQKTVFVEQPIRRDAALERSVSALGKRIPLLVDESDGTLDAFVQARALGYTGVSSKSCKGFYKSVVNAARCAHWNAAQDKPRYFLSGEDLTMQAGIGVQQDLALVGWLGLSHVERNGHHYVNGLAAVPEAEQQALSQLHPGLYETSDGATRLALRDGQLSLSSLATAPGFATGKPGAGISWDAMRSVY
- a CDS encoding Gfo/Idh/MocA family protein; protein product: MATQRLGIIMHGVTGRMGMNQHLIRSICAIRAQGGVTLSNGDKVMPDPILIGRNAEKMEALAKTHHIARWGTDLDKALENKDDTIFFDAGTTQMRPTLLAKAIRAGKHVYCEKPIATNLNEAVEIARLAEGSGLKHGAVQDKLFLPGLRKLDMLRRAGFFGRMLSVRLEFGYWVFEGDLQPIQRPSWNYRKEDGGGMILDMMCHWRYVLDNLFGEVKSVSCIGATHIPKRWDEAGQPYEATADDAAYATCELTGHNGEPVIAQINMSWATRVRRDDLVTFHVDGTDGSAVAGLSSCRAQSRVATPRPVWNPDEKQMMNFFDQWQEIPDSQVYDNGFKIQWEHFIRHVVENEPYKWTLPEGAKGVQLVEAALESWQDRRWVDVPALKV
- a CDS encoding dihydrodipicolinate synthase family protein is translated as MALSLTLPTASGALAPYALRGTAPVKPEAGVKFNRIAYSAAHVVADPLAAVDPWLQAAVDWDTTIAYRRHLFSLGLGVAEAMDTAQRGMGLDWPTSLELIRRSLDAAKDVPGALVASGCGTDHLNIDDVKSVDDVIRGYEEQMAAIEALGGKLIVMASRALARVAKSPADYERVYDRILSQAKQPVVLHWLGDMFDPALAGYWGTKDVDAAMDTAVGIIAAHPDKVDGIKISLLDKDKEIAMRRRLPKGVRMYTGDDFNYAELIAGDGFGSEPTHGKSDALLGIFDAIAPAASAALGALAQGNTEKFHAILGPTVPLSRHIFAAPTRFYKTGVVFMAWLNGHQTHFTMVGGQQSTRSLQHFAELFRLADAANLLEQPELAVRRMKTLLALHGVEG
- a CDS encoding sugar phosphate isomerase/epimerase family protein, producing the protein MRDFSKNHDWLSINTATIRKQSGAEVPLDRLIDQCAERGIRAISPWRDQVAAVGLDKVAKQLKAHGIGLSGYCRGGFFPAPDAAGLKAALDDNRRAIDEAKTLDAPCLVLVVGALPGALEGKVAYKDIGRARDEVRDGIAASLEYAREVGMPLAIEPLHPMQAADRACINTLEHALDLCDELDAGKTGMLGVALDIYHVWWDPKLQQQIARAGRERLLAYHVCDWLTPTRDLLSDRGMMGDGVVELKKIRGWVEDAGFAGFSEVEIFSNLDWWQRPGAETLDVCIERHRSAV